The sequence tacacacatatactaaaCAAAAAAACGGTGGCACACCAAAAATAGCGAAAAAAATTAATTACtttattccaaaagtgctacATTTCAGCCCCTGAATCAGGAGCCTTTCTTCACTATTTTTGGTGTGCTATCGTTTTTTGATATAATTGccagacgtaaaaaaaaaaaattgaaggttgagtacccccccctcccttcttagactggtgcagctgaattctttatattttttgtataaatatatacagtatatagagagagacagagagagacagagagagaactTGCTCTAGGATCAGGCCAGGATGTCTCCTTCCTTACCCATGTTCTTGACATGGCCAGATATGTGTATTACAATGTAAGAAGCTTCTCACACTATAATATTATCCTGTGATAAGTTACCACAATGGGATGTGATAAATATCctgtatggggcagatttacttacctggtccattcgcgatccagcagcgggttctccgacactgattcgtgtcttccagcgattcactaaggtagtgcgcccaatgtccaccaggtgtcgctgctgcgctgaagtccgtcggagttcactggagttcacctagctaggctgagtgcaggtaagcgcgtgtcaagcgacacattttttttaaaaaaacggtggtttttccgaatctgtcgggttttccgacggccatgccccctgattttcgTTACGTgcgtgccagcgccgatgcgccacaatccgatcgcgtgcgccaaaaacccagggcaattcagggaaaattggcgcaaaacggtaatattcgggtaacccgacagaaaaacgcgattcaggttcttatgaccccctatgtgtctgtaACCCATCTGTGTGGTAATGGGAAAATTGTTCCCTGtcaagtttttttgttgtttttagatttttaagATGGTAACCAAGTGTTAGTAGAGAAGtgttaaaaagtgataaaatacaTCTAGTGATGAGCGGAGCCAAACCGCAATATTTGACCAAATGCATTCGACCACTTGCGTATTGGGCCAGTTCAGTAAATTTTGATTTATAGATGATGCAATGTAGAAAATATGTGTCTCCCTATTTTTATTGGAGCTTCTGGTGGtggtgtgtgaggggggggggttagctcCGAGATTGCGTTGCAATGATCCCAATCGGCAAGTGAGAAGTCAAGAAATGCTTTGGTAGTGTGACCAGTGCCGTGAAGGTGCTCAACTATTAGCAGACACAATTTGGGCTtgtactacaggtaacgagatgAGCCTCCATGCAGTGTAGAGAGCAAGGAGAACTTTTCCCAGAGATAGACGGGATGCCGTAGTCTGAAATATTGTATTGTGTAAATGGCAAATCAAATGTGCAATTAAAAATATTCAACCGAAAACTGTAGCAGCGCTTCTATCTCCGGTCAAAGTTCTGCTTGCTCCCTATTTGTAAGGGGAAATATTGGACTATGACCTAACCTACAGCAAACATTGCGGTGGGAATATGTCTATCTGTTATCCTTGTATAGCCTTCACCAAGTAAATAAGGACTTTCCTCACCTGTTCCTCATTTTACGTGGTTCCAtattgaaagggttaaacatcTGCATGGGCTTCCCCACAATCCTCTTGTTCTTGGCACAGGTCATCTGTGGCCTCACTTAGGGCACTTTCAATCCTTAAAGGGATAGATCGTAGGAAGCTTTGACCACTATCTTGTCCCATACTAACGTAAATGATTGGATAGATACAACTGTTGAAGAAAGCCAGGGTGTAAATAATGGTGTCTACTATTTGGAATTGAAGGATCCCCCCATGATTCAAGGGTATTAGTGGCCAGATGTAATATGGAGCCCAACAGAGGAAGAAACTCAATATAACAGCGGTGATGATCCTGTAGGGTCTCTGAGATCTCTGGGGTCTCTTAATTTGTCTACGTTTGAGAAAAATGATGACATAACTGGTGACGATGATGGGAAAAGGGATCACAAAGAAAATAATGAACCTAATAAGCTCAATGATCAGTTTTAGCTTATAGGTTGAATGAACAGATAATGGTAAGAAATACATGAACCCAATCCATGCAAGACTCATCAACCAAATGACTCCTGCAGTGATTCTCACTAGTTTCTGTGTTCTGTGAACTTTAGCCCAAACTGGCCACATGACCGATACCCAGCGATCAACCATCATGGCCGTCAGGAGAAAGGAACTAGTGGTCATGTTTAAATAGAACAGTATGACAATAGCAAGTAATACATTGTAATTCCATCGTGCAATGTGGAGAGGAATAGAAATACAGCACAGGAAGTTGGCGATGGCCAAGTGGAGGAACCACACGGCACTGATTGTCTTCTTCATCCTGAATCCGGCAATCCAGATGACTAATCCATTCCCGATAATCCCAAGAAGGAAAATTATGCTGTATAATGTAATTGACACTCTATTGATAATGGTTATTATGTAGGCCATCCTTTGAAAATCTGTGAGACTGGTCCTAAAGTCTTCGTTGAATGACCTATGAAGACATGAAGGAGGAGATGTTAGGCTCTTTAAGATTTTAGAAAGTTTTAGAAATATCTATTTTGTACACTGTGAGGTGACTTTGTGGCATAGAGCACCTTCCCTTATCCAGAACTTGACTTCTTCCAGCACATTGTCCTTTACTTATTCAGTATCTTTAGCTTCTTGTACAGTAACTTTAAGTATTTATACTGAGATGTTGTGTTATTTCACTTTAATTCCGAGCCGATTCCGAAATAGGCCTCAAATGTACATAGAGGTCGTTCACTCCAGAGCCCTATTGTACTTCCAGAACTAAGTAGGGCAATGTATAAGGTTTTCATAAAATTAGGAAGCAGCATTATAAGTAGAGGGATGACTTTCTATAGTGGCACAacctctcctccctcatctcattCTATTACTCAACCCACACTCATCCATCGGCAAGAATATCCCGCCGTCACatacacatctccaggacttctcctgagctgcaccaattctctagaaTGCTCCGTCTGATTAATACCCAACCTCACCTTTCTCTTAAAACCCAACTCTTCCGACAGGCCTGCCACATTCCCTACATGCATGAAAGTTCTAATCCATATTCCCTTACCcattctgtgtcctcctcccatgtgTTATTCTGCAAGTCCTAGATACCAATGCACAGGCTACTCTGCATTTCTTTTCATCTTAATTCTTGGCACCTCttagctgtagcttcacaggttcttacactgtacaggagcacttacctccacccactgtgtgagataacaTCTCAGAGGCAGGGGGAAGCAATTGGGGAACTCTGGGACTGACCCCCAAAATCCTTCCTGCTCAttgacataattgtaaaagttgattttaaatggAAAGAAACCATGGATATCAGATACAAGAATATTTCCTTGACATAATAAAGAATACATATTCACAAACCTCCGGTCATACTCCCGGTACCCAGGTTTATCAGGTGAGTCCAGGAAATAATCCTCCAGATCCATTCTGTCTTTTTGTCTAAAAGAAACATAAATATAAACGTAACAAAATAACAGATTCTTATGTCATTATGAAATCTTGGAAACTGgagccccattttggaaactacaccctgtGCATTGAGCCCCTTACAAATCTATACATTTTAATGCTAAATTCattcaaattaatttaaaaaaatggatcCTTCCCAACAGTTAAAGTTTTAACAAACTTCTTTAAGACTGTTTTGAATTGTATTTGGGGTAATTGCTGTTTTGACCTCGGTAGTTTAAGGGGCTTTTTTCATATGAAGATTCTGAAAAGTCCCTTGTTCTGTGGGCGTACCATGGGGTGGCTATGGGAGTTAGAGACTGGGTTATCAGTCCAGAACTGACTATAACAGCAATGAAGTGATTCCATGTGCCGATCCCCTATtggggcatttaaaaaaaaatatgttttataaaatagtaaaagatatcaaaattaaaaccttgttcTTTTCCACATAATTAATTACTGTGTAAGAAAACCTAATACAGAAACATTTACAAAGTCGATATTATAAaattaaaggtaaaaaaaatctttgcCAAAAGTACAAGTTTTGGGCTTTCTCCTTCttcaataaatgtaataaaaagtgattgtcaaggctcagggtcagtgaaccccctggaccacagcGAGCCATgacactagccaacacctgggaccagagtctaagtggcacccggtcttcacaagagtccgccgcaaagcaggatggtcttgctgcaggatggtaccaccaggttgttccacagatgTGACTAGCTCGCAgtgacagccaaggtcgaggtacaggaacattAGGCAATCTTGGGGACAGAAGCAGGCAGATGTTCAAAGCAGAGTCAGgggcaggtccggggtcacaacgggaggtcagagCAGGAACACTTGGCACGCAGTGCTTAAATagaaaacccggaagtggccagcgccaatcagcggtgcgctggccctttaaatcttcgagagaCGGTGAGCACGCCCTAGGGAGCGGCGATGTGCGGACTGATCAGCCGGGAAGGAAGCAGAAGCGTGGAGATGTAAGAGAGGACCAAGGAgtgctttctcttttttttctcttttttttttttttctcttctttcccTCTCTTTATTATTCCAGCGTATTTAGcacgcaaagttttttttttcttctctctcttTATTATTCCAGTGTCACTAgcacataaagttttttttttttcctcctttttttctctttttttttttttttctctcctttccCTCTCTTTATTCCAGCGTCACTAGcacgcaaagtttttttttttgttttttttccctctctttATTATTCCAGTGTCACTAgcacataaagttttttttttttcctcctttttttctctttttttttttttttctctcctttccCTCTCTTTATTCCAGCGTCACTAGcacgcaaagtttttttttttgttttttttccctctctttATTATTCCAGTGTCACTAgcacataaagttttttttttttcctcctttttttctcttttttttctcttttttttttttttttctctcctttccCTCTCTTTATTCCAGCGTCACTAGcacgcaaagttttttttttttttttttaaccagggtCATTATATAAGTCATACatcttttaatgtaattttatgctgtatataactgaggaagagcccggtccaggctcgaaacgcgtattattcagcctatgaataaagatattcatttatgaaaaggaactacaggcggtcccctacgtaaggacacagacaacccatagttacagacagacccctctgacctctggtgaagatctctgaatgctttattatagtcccagactgcaataatcagctgtaaggcgtctgtaatgaagctttattgataatcctcggtcccattacagcaaaaaatgtttaaactccaattgtcaccggggcccaaatttttttttgtctggatctacaattataaaatatacagtttcgacttacatacaaattcaacttaagaacaaacctccggaccctatcttgtacgtaacccggggactgcctgtattctgagTAATTGGCGCCGCTGATAGCCTGGAAAATTGCCATATATTTACTACgcaacggagaggggcacgggtgcctGTGACCAAgacgtggatcgcagggacactcGTGTCAGTGAAAAGTGATCAGGAAGTCAGATGTGCCCTAAAATAATGTCAGAATGACAGAATGTTATCTTATCCCACACAAAAAAGCTCTAATAATGCTTTATAAATTTAGAAATAAAAAGTCATAACTCTcagaatacagtgatgtctaaACAAATAGGTTTTTCTTAAAAAGCTTCtctttttgttaaaggaaatctaccaaaattgATCATGGATCAAGGATCTGCTCTGCTTTCAGCTTCTTGTTATTTCGAATAAAGGACTTAAAAATGATGCAATTAAAatctatggagcccggagacCCTTAGGCTCAattgcaacatttttaaagtttttttgtaaaaataaggccataagaaggtaaaagaagagcggatcctgctagagggggcacacaccactatgtcattgtgctgggtttacaatccttcattgtgGTCGTAGATTTGCTAAAAAAGTGCCACAGCACCCTGCAATGAGTGATGtgttattattaaaatattaatttgaatcattttttatttgtttattttaaataaaaacaattaattaaGAAACatgaattaatttaattaaataattattaattatttttttgtgtctCCTTCCTCGCACTAATCTACAATCATTTTAGACTACTTAAAGGACTGTTCATTTTTTTCTTCAGAATACAATTGGATCAATTGCTCTTTTAGTCCCTTCCCCacaaatatttaatttattttaacaatTATGTAAATTCTACCCTAAAAATTAAGCCCTGGAAAATATATTTCTAACTGTGGAAATAAAAAGCAAGTAAACAAggagaaagtaaaaaataaacatgGATTTGGGAAAGTCTATTGTAGGTGTTTGATATCTGTAATGGTAGATAATATGTGCATTATGGTTCCGGTAGAGTTATGGTGCATTATGGTTCCGGTAGAGTTATGGTGCATTATGGTTCCGGTAGAGTTATGGTGCATTGTGGTTCCGGTAGTGTTATGGTGCATTATGGTTCCGGTAGAGTTATGGTGCATTGTGGTTCCGGTAGTGTTATGGTGCATTATGGTTCCGGTAGAGTTATGGTGCATTGTGGTTCCGGTAGAGTTATGGTGCATTATGGTTCCGGTAGAGTTATGATGCATTGTGGTTCCAGTAGTGTTATGGTGCATTATGGTTCCGGTAGAGTTATGGTGCATTATGGTTCTGGTAGAGTTATGGTGCATTGTGGTTCCGGTAGAGTTATGGTGCATTGTGGTTCCGGTAGAGTTATGGTGCATTATGGTTCCGGTAGAGTTATGATGCATTGTGGTTCCGGTAGTGTTATGGTGCATTATGGTTCCGGTAGAGTTATGGTGCATTATGGTTCCGGTAGAGTTATGGTGCATTGTGGTTCCGGTAGTGTTATGGTGCATTATGGTTCTGGTAGAGTTATGGTGCATTGTGGTTCCGGTAGAGTTATGGTGCATTGTGGTTCCGGTAGAGTTATGGTGCATTATGGTTCCGGTAGAGTTATGGTGCATTATGGTTCCGGTAGAGTTATGGTGCATTGTGGTTCCGGTAGAGTTATGGTGCATTATGGTTCCGGTAGAGTTATGGTGCATTGTGGTTCCGGTAGAGTTATGGTGCATTGTGGTTCCGGTAGAGTTATGGTGCATTATGGTTCCGGTAGAGATCTACCGTAGATGCCGGTATTGTGCTGGTGGCAGGAATTAGTGGCATCTCAACAacagaaaatataaaaagaaatgcGTATTATGATTAATGTTCCCCAAGTGGCTTGAAGTGATTAACTCCTTAATAACTGCCAAATGGACTTTTTGTGTTACCCAGCAtcggcactaacacccaggattaGAAAATCTCAGTTCcctgctgtttaaccccttagacactaAGGTTGAACATGGACTGCAGTGTCTAAATGGGTGTCACTCATCGGCACCCCTCAGTAATGATTGTGGGTCGACGATAGTGTCCCACTGCAACTTGGGGTCCACCGAAGGACCCCAAGGCAGCCTGGGATAGCTATGTATTAGGACAGACCCAGAgaatatatttttgttatttagGTTCAATAATAAAGGCAGaaaatttttattagaaaaaaagatTTATGTTCTTTATTAAATATGCTTcaaagaaagggttaataaaggtACACCAGTAGGATATATGAAAACCAAAATTGCACTACTAAAACCTGTATAAAGTgacgcctcctgtcttttacctcctcCATGGCTACAGATGGATGGTTATGTGATCTGTATCTGtcaatgaacaatcaccctgccaggaccttagtaTAGTATTCTACAAtcagaaggtcctggcagggtggttGTTTATggtcagatagagatcacataaccctccatctgtggccattttataatgaggtaaaagacaggcagGGGGggttcactttatatatcaacaAAGTGGAGCAAAACTATTACATGATATCCTGCtccacacatttacacacacacattacaaaaacatgaggtaaagtgaccaacgcCTTTAAGGAGTAGATGCATCTTAACTTTTACCCTTTCTcaccaaaataaaaaactaaCAACACTTCAGGGAACCTTCCAGCCCTAACTCCCTATTGGAGGGGGATATGGATTGAGGTTGGCAATTACTTGCCCTAATAAGCCCCAATAAGTCCAACAATCCGCCAGGAAGCCAGAGCAATAATAATAACAGAAATAAATTGTCCATAGACACTGAACCCCCTCACCGGGGTGCGGTCATAGCTATTGGGGTGTAGGGATCCCTCCCGGCATCAATAGCCTGATCCTCAGCTAAAACTGGAAATATTctctatgaaaatgttattatatcTGATCAGTGAGTTTTAGGCTTCACATTAGTCAGATTACAGATGTTATTAATTTATATTGATGATGAGAATATGTAGATGTGTTATTCCTTACCCATTCTCAATAAGTGTGAATCGCAACCTGTCCGGGGTTTGGTAACATTTT comes from Engystomops pustulosus chromosome 6, aEngPut4.maternal, whole genome shotgun sequence and encodes:
- the LOC140065350 gene encoding C3a anaphylatoxin chemotactic receptor-like codes for the protein MDLEDYFLDSPDKPGYREYDRRSFNEDFRTSLTDFQRMAYIITIINRVSITLYSIIFLLGIIGNGLVIWIAGFRMKKTISAVWFLHLAIANFLCCISIPLHIARWNYNVLLAIVILFYLNMTTSSFLLTAMMVDRWVSVMWPVWAKVHRTQKLVRITAGVIWLMSLAWIGFMYFLPLSVHSTYKLKLIIELIRFIIFFVIPFPIIVTSYVIIFLKRRQIKRPQRSQRPYRIITAVILSFFLCWAPYYIWPLIPLNHGGILQFQIVDTIIYTLAFFNSCIYPIIYVSMGQDSGQSFLRSIPLRIESALSEATDDLCQEQEDCGEAHADV